A genomic stretch from Halichoerus grypus chromosome 5, mHalGry1.hap1.1, whole genome shotgun sequence includes:
- the SMIM12 gene encoding small integral membrane protein 12, translated as MWPVLWTVVRTYAPYVTFPVAFVVGAVGYHLEWFIRGKDPQPVEEEKSISERREDRKLDELLGKDHTQVVSLKDKLEFAPKAVLNRNRPEKN; from the coding sequence ATGTGGCCTGTGCTTTGGACCGTGGTGCGTACCTATGCTCCCTATGTCACATTTCCTGTGGCCTTCGTGGTCGGGGCTGTGGGTTACCACCTGGAATGGTTCATCCGGGGAAAGGATCCCCAGCctgtggaggaggagaagagcaTCTCTGAGCGCCGGGAGGACCGCAAGCTGGATGAACTGCTAGGCAAGGACCACACCCAGGTGGTGAGCCTTAAGGACAAGCTGGAATTTGCCCCTAAAGCTGTCCTGAACAGAAACCGCCCAGAGAAGAATTAA